In Ilumatobacter fluminis, the following proteins share a genomic window:
- a CDS encoding ABC transporter permease: MSNVSAEMAVKSARAHDVTDEAKKQRNWLFIAATAWLILVAAVVILGEWLPFVTDPNEKNASAIRQGPSWDHWFGTASFGQDVFSRVVVGGRISLFVGAMVTLIGIVIGGLLGLLAGYLRGWTDSTVRLIISVTLSIPALLLVIFLVTINDQSLWSVIIAVSLLAIPSLARIVRASTLQVAERDFVKAAQVLGVKKGSILWREVLPNVMPTLISFAFLTFGIILVVESSLSFLQLSVKPPAITWGSIIAEGRIKFDETPHMVFLPGLVLFLTVLSLNVVGDQLLKRFDIKESGL, from the coding sequence ATGAGCAACGTTTCCGCCGAGATGGCGGTCAAGAGCGCCCGGGCGCACGACGTCACCGACGAGGCGAAGAAGCAACGCAACTGGTTGTTCATCGCAGCGACGGCGTGGCTGATCCTCGTCGCGGCCGTGGTGATCCTCGGCGAGTGGCTGCCGTTCGTCACCGACCCGAACGAGAAGAACGCGAGCGCGATCCGGCAAGGTCCGAGCTGGGACCACTGGTTCGGCACGGCGTCGTTCGGCCAGGACGTGTTCTCGCGTGTGGTCGTCGGCGGTCGCATCTCCCTGTTCGTCGGCGCGATGGTGACCTTGATCGGCATCGTCATCGGCGGCCTGCTCGGCCTGCTCGCCGGGTACCTGCGGGGATGGACCGACTCGACCGTCCGGCTGATCATCAGCGTGACCCTGTCGATCCCCGCCCTGCTGCTCGTCATCTTCCTGGTGACGATCAACGACCAGTCGTTGTGGTCGGTCATCATCGCCGTGAGCTTGCTCGCCATCCCGTCACTCGCCCGCATCGTGCGGGCCAGCACACTCCAGGTCGCCGAACGCGACTTCGTGAAGGCGGCGCAGGTGCTCGGCGTGAAGAAGGGGTCGATCCTGTGGCGTGAGGTGCTCCCGAACGTGATGCCGACCTTGATCTCGTTCGCGTTCCTCACCTTCGGCATCATCCTCGTCGTCGAGAGCTCTCTGTCGTTCCTGCAGCTGAGCGTGAAGCCACCGGCGATCACGTGGGGCTCGATCATCGCCGAGGGACGCATCAAGTTCGACGAGACGCCGCACATGGTGTTCCTCCCCGGGCTCGTGCTGTTCCTGACGGTGCTCAGCCTCAACGTGGTCGGCGACCAGTTGCTGAAGCGATTCGACATCAAGGAGTCCGGACTGTGA
- a CDS encoding ABC transporter permease: protein MALTIILILIAALIAWIVYVAGWRFALQRLGGALLIVVLVTFLTSFLLRQTGADEEQKQVLVELGLPAESAPCVSALGTGADVDSVNQCVEERGLDQNVFGQYWTWASDVLSGDLGYAFYKNREPLTTTIEQRLPRTIFLFVYSQLIALALAVPLGIWAAYHAGKKSRNIPFWALPAGLLVMIGIAVGLGWSLAATLLIAVLIPVLIYSFLRGGPTGDNSVNAMAFVLLSLPVFVLGESLRYFLAIENDWYQLTGYAPWSEGASAHLQSVWLPALVLGLAATPVYLRLLRADMIQNLQQDYVAVAKAKGMSNTHILLRHVLRPSTLTLITVAGLNIAQLVNGAIVVEFIFDFDGMGGYLIEAVYRREFFAVQTLVALVAVVFVIANTLVDMLYTVVDPRVRAGDER, encoded by the coding sequence ATGGCGCTGACCATCATCCTCATCCTCATCGCGGCGCTGATCGCGTGGATCGTCTATGTCGCCGGGTGGCGTTTCGCCCTCCAGCGGCTCGGCGGTGCACTGCTGATCGTCGTCCTGGTGACGTTCCTCACCAGCTTCCTGTTGCGTCAGACCGGCGCCGACGAGGAACAGAAACAAGTGCTCGTCGAACTCGGGCTGCCCGCCGAGTCGGCACCGTGCGTCTCGGCGCTCGGCACCGGCGCCGACGTCGACAGCGTCAACCAGTGCGTCGAAGAGCGCGGGCTCGACCAGAACGTGTTCGGGCAGTACTGGACGTGGGCGTCCGACGTGCTGTCCGGCGACCTCGGCTACGCGTTCTACAAGAACCGTGAGCCGCTCACGACCACGATCGAACAGCGGCTGCCGCGCACCATCTTCCTCTTCGTGTACAGCCAGTTGATCGCCCTCGCCCTGGCGGTGCCGCTCGGCATCTGGGCGGCGTACCACGCCGGCAAGAAGTCGAGGAACATCCCGTTCTGGGCGCTCCCTGCGGGCCTGCTGGTGATGATCGGCATCGCCGTCGGATTGGGGTGGTCGCTCGCGGCGACCCTCTTGATCGCGGTCCTCATCCCGGTGTTGATCTACAGCTTCCTCCGGGGCGGGCCGACCGGCGACAACAGTGTGAATGCGATGGCGTTCGTCCTGCTGTCGCTCCCGGTCTTCGTCCTCGGCGAGAGCCTCCGCTACTTCCTCGCCATCGAGAACGACTGGTACCAGCTCACCGGCTACGCCCCGTGGAGCGAGGGTGCGAGTGCCCACCTCCAATCGGTGTGGCTGCCTGCACTGGTGCTCGGCTTGGCGGCGACGCCGGTCTACCTCCGGTTGCTCCGCGCCGACATGATCCAGAACCTCCAGCAGGACTACGTCGCCGTCGCCAAGGCGAAGGGCATGTCGAACACCCACATCCTGCTCCGCCACGTGCTGCGACCGTCGACGCTGACGTTGATCACGGTCGCCGGCCTGAACATCGCCCAGTTGGTGAACGGCGCGATCGTCGTCGAGTTCATCTTCGACTTCGACGGCATGGGCGGCTATCTGATCGAAGCGGTGTACCGGCGTGAATTCTTCGCCGTCCAGACCCTCGTGGCGCTGGTCGCCGTCGTCTTCGTCATCGCCAACACCCTGGTCGACATGCTGTACACCGTGGTCGATCCCCGAGTCCGTGCGGGGGACGAACGATGA
- a CDS encoding ABC transporter substrate-binding protein, protein MAALVAGALVIAACGGDDDSGDDAETEEPADDGGDDGGDEPADDGGDEPADDGGDEPADDGGDDGDDGGDDGEGDDSGDGDTGGDDTDDGEGDMADDMMAPVRGGVLTYLLEAESDTWDIPGANCAVACITVMRQVMDPLTIINDQNEVEPFLLESFEVNDDFTEYTLTMREGITFHDGTPADGAALQRNLVEMASGLLQGQVLMDLVNGVDSIELVDDMSVKLTFGRPYATFLYAIAERTGWLFAPSYWDNPERAGALAVGTGPFMMTEWVRGERTSLEANPNYWRTGADGEPLPYLDGIEFRPVPDDSARLATMQGGDADGTHDDTGENLEYWRTEWEGNLLEPAPDKEAGYLMFNAGKPPFDNPDMRRALALCTDRTEYQAFRAPENTIINGPFAEGALGYIDDPGFPQFDPDAGNALLDEIGRPDEIIYGTTNTPATQLTAELFVDMWGTNCGLNVTTDVFDQSELITKALTGDFQVFAWRNHGQNNPGLEYVWWHSRHTEGLALNFGRIIDEEIDSLMDQIQATTDQAEIDALAQQINQRFASEVYNLWLVSAEWEIPYASNVHGVGVVTLPSGGVAEPTIAGRTWLHEAWKES, encoded by the coding sequence GTGGCCGCACTGGTCGCCGGCGCCTTGGTCATCGCTGCGTGCGGTGGCGACGACGACAGCGGCGACGATGCCGAAACCGAGGAGCCCGCCGACGACGGCGGTGACGACGGTGGCGACGAACCGGCCGACGACGGTGGTGACGAACCCGCCGACGACGGTGGTGACGAACCCGCCGACGACGGCGGTGACGACGGTGACGACGGTGGTGACGACGGGGAAGGTGACGACTCCGGCGACGGCGACACCGGTGGTGACGACACCGACGACGGCGAAGGCGACATGGCCGACGACATGATGGCGCCGGTGCGCGGGGGCGTGCTGACCTATCTGCTCGAGGCCGAGTCCGACACCTGGGACATCCCCGGTGCCAACTGCGCCGTGGCCTGCATCACCGTGATGCGCCAGGTGATGGACCCGCTCACCATCATCAACGACCAGAACGAGGTCGAGCCGTTCCTGCTCGAGTCGTTCGAGGTCAACGACGACTTCACCGAGTACACGCTGACCATGCGTGAGGGCATCACGTTCCACGACGGCACGCCCGCCGACGGCGCGGCGCTGCAGCGCAACCTCGTCGAGATGGCGAGCGGTCTGCTGCAGGGCCAGGTCCTGATGGACCTCGTGAACGGCGTCGACAGCATCGAGCTCGTCGACGACATGAGCGTCAAGCTGACGTTCGGTCGTCCGTACGCGACGTTCCTCTATGCGATCGCCGAACGCACCGGCTGGCTCTTCGCCCCGTCGTACTGGGACAACCCGGAGCGCGCCGGCGCACTCGCCGTCGGCACGGGTCCGTTCATGATGACCGAGTGGGTCCGCGGTGAGCGCACGTCGCTCGAGGCGAACCCGAACTACTGGCGCACCGGCGCCGACGGCGAGCCCTTGCCGTACCTCGACGGCATCGAGTTCCGTCCGGTTCCCGACGACTCGGCACGTCTGGCGACGATGCAGGGCGGCGACGCCGACGGTACCCACGACGACACCGGTGAGAACCTCGAGTACTGGCGGACCGAGTGGGAGGGCAACCTGCTCGAGCCCGCTCCGGACAAGGAAGCCGGGTACTTGATGTTCAACGCCGGCAAGCCGCCGTTCGACAACCCCGACATGCGTCGGGCGCTCGCACTGTGCACCGACCGCACCGAGTACCAGGCGTTCCGCGCACCGGAGAACACGATCATCAACGGGCCGTTCGCGGAAGGTGCCCTCGGATACATCGACGACCCGGGCTTCCCGCAGTTCGACCCCGACGCGGGCAACGCCCTGCTCGACGAGATCGGCCGTCCCGACGAGATCATCTACGGCACCACGAACACGCCGGCGACCCAGCTCACCGCCGAGCTGTTCGTCGACATGTGGGGCACGAACTGCGGTCTCAACGTGACGACCGACGTGTTCGACCAGTCGGAACTGATCACCAAGGCCCTGACCGGTGACTTCCAGGTGTTCGCGTGGCGCAACCACGGCCAGAACAACCCGGGTCTCGAGTACGTGTGGTGGCACAGCCGTCACACCGAGGGTCTGGCGCTCAACTTCGGCCGCATCATCGACGAAGAGATCGACTCGCTGATGGATCAGATCCAGGCGACCACCGATCAGGCCGAGATCGACGCTCTGGCCCAGCAGATCAACCAGCGCTTCGCGAGCGAGGTGTACAACCTCTGGCTCGTCAGCGCCGAGTGGGAGATCCCGTATGCCTCGAACGTGCACGGTGTCGGCGTCGTGACGCTGCCGTCGGGCGGTGTCGCCGAGCCGACGATCGCCGGCCGCACCTGGTTGCACGAGGCCTGGAAGGAGAGCTGA
- a CDS encoding AMP-binding protein yields the protein MYAGHYVEQHPDRPAFIMASTGEEVTHAELEARANRLAHALRDHGLGPGDHYSIFMENNDRYLEACAAGERSGLYYTCINSYLTAEEVAYIVDNSDSQVLITSPAKREVALAAASDCPKLTAILVVDEPGDSGDERVRDFVEATSPFPDTPIADEQLGTPMLYSSGTTGRPKGIARPLPVQPPGEMMPLFQFLTGLWHYREDMIYLSPAPLYHSAPQAAVNLTIRIGGTVIIMERFDPIEYLRLVEQYQVTHTQLVPTMFSRMLKMPEEERTRFDLSSLEIAVHAAAPCPVQVKEQMIEWWGPIIHEYYGATEGLGFTACNSEEWLAHKGSVGKVMLGDLHILDDEMNELPMGQPGTIWFKTATPFEYHNDPGKTAESTSPDGTMTTVGDVGYVDEDNFLYLTDRKTFMIISGGVNIYPQETEDLLITHPKIADAAVIGVPNEDLGEEVKAIVQTMPDVEPGDDLTDELLAFCREHLSRQKVPRSIDYRDELPRLPTGKLYKRKLRDEYWGEGTQKIV from the coding sequence GTGTACGCAGGCCACTACGTGGAACAACATCCGGATCGACCGGCGTTCATCATGGCGTCGACGGGCGAGGAGGTGACCCACGCCGAACTCGAGGCCCGGGCGAACCGGCTGGCCCACGCCTTGCGCGACCACGGGCTCGGCCCGGGTGACCACTACTCGATCTTCATGGAGAACAACGATCGGTACCTGGAGGCATGCGCCGCCGGCGAACGGTCGGGCCTGTACTACACGTGCATCAACTCGTACCTCACGGCCGAGGAAGTCGCCTACATCGTCGACAACAGCGACTCGCAGGTGCTGATCACCTCACCCGCCAAGCGCGAGGTGGCGCTCGCCGCGGCGAGCGACTGCCCGAAACTGACGGCCATCCTCGTCGTCGACGAGCCGGGCGACTCGGGCGACGAGCGTGTCCGCGACTTCGTCGAGGCCACGAGCCCGTTCCCCGACACCCCGATCGCCGACGAGCAGCTCGGCACACCGATGCTGTACTCGTCGGGCACGACGGGCCGCCCGAAGGGCATCGCCCGCCCGCTCCCGGTGCAGCCGCCCGGCGAGATGATGCCGCTGTTCCAGTTCCTGACCGGGCTGTGGCACTACCGCGAGGACATGATCTACCTGTCGCCGGCACCGCTCTACCACTCGGCGCCGCAGGCGGCGGTCAACCTCACCATCCGAATCGGCGGCACCGTGATCATCATGGAACGCTTCGACCCGATCGAGTACCTGCGCCTCGTCGAGCAGTACCAGGTGACCCACACCCAGCTGGTGCCCACCATGTTCTCCCGCATGCTCAAGATGCCGGAGGAGGAACGCACGCGCTTCGACCTGTCGTCGCTCGAGATCGCCGTCCACGCCGCCGCGCCGTGCCCGGTTCAGGTCAAGGAGCAGATGATCGAGTGGTGGGGTCCGATCATCCACGAGTACTACGGCGCCACCGAAGGGCTCGGCTTCACCGCCTGCAACTCGGAGGAGTGGCTCGCCCACAAGGGGTCGGTCGGCAAGGTGATGCTCGGAGACCTCCACATCCTCGACGACGAGATGAACGAGTTGCCGATGGGGCAGCCGGGCACCATCTGGTTCAAGACGGCGACCCCGTTCGAGTACCACAACGATCCGGGCAAGACCGCCGAGTCGACGTCGCCCGACGGCACGATGACGACGGTCGGCGACGTCGGCTACGTCGACGAGGACAACTTCTTGTACCTCACCGACCGCAAGACGTTCATGATCATCTCGGGCGGGGTCAACATCTACCCGCAGGAGACCGAGGACCTGCTCATCACGCATCCGAAGATCGCCGACGCGGCGGTGATCGGCGTGCCGAACGAGGATCTCGGCGAGGAGGTGAAGGCGATCGTGCAGACGATGCCCGACGTCGAACCGGGCGACGACCTCACGGACGAGCTGCTCGCGTTCTGTCGCGAGCACCTGAGCCGCCAGAAGGTGCCGAGGTCGATCGACTACCGCGACGAGCTCCCCCGCCTCCCCACCGGCAAGCTCTACAAGCGCAAACTGAGAGACGAATACTGGGGCGAAGGCACCCAAAAGATCGTCTGA
- a CDS encoding SDR family oxidoreductase — MDRFPLEGASAIVTGGASGIGEACARQLAALGARVVVADLQEEKGQAVASDIGGLYVKCDVSSEEDGQTAVAAATEMGPLRALVNSAGIGWANRTVDRNNDPMPQEQFDFVIKVNLLGSFNMLRLAAAQIAKNDPVDADGQRGAIVNLASVAAFDGQIGQAAYSASKGGVVGMTLPIARDLAAAGVRVNTVAPGLIETPIYGEGEASDQFKENLGKNVLFPKRLGTADELASMVVELVTNKYMNGEVIRVDGGIRMPPK, encoded by the coding sequence ATGGACCGTTTCCCCCTCGAAGGCGCTTCCGCGATCGTCACCGGCGGTGCGTCCGGCATCGGTGAGGCGTGCGCCCGCCAGCTGGCCGCCCTCGGCGCTCGCGTCGTCGTCGCCGACCTCCAGGAAGAGAAGGGCCAGGCCGTCGCATCCGACATCGGCGGCCTGTACGTCAAGTGCGACGTGTCGAGCGAAGAAGACGGCCAGACCGCCGTCGCCGCCGCGACCGAGATGGGCCCGCTGCGCGCCCTCGTGAACTCGGCCGGCATCGGCTGGGCGAACCGCACGGTCGACCGCAACAACGACCCGATGCCGCAGGAGCAGTTCGACTTCGTCATCAAGGTCAACCTGCTCGGCTCGTTCAACATGCTGCGTCTCGCCGCCGCCCAGATCGCCAAGAACGATCCGGTCGACGCCGACGGCCAGCGCGGTGCGATCGTCAACCTCGCCTCCGTCGCCGCGTTCGACGGCCAGATCGGTCAGGCCGCCTACTCGGCGTCGAAGGGTGGCGTCGTCGGCATGACCCTGCCGATCGCCCGCGACCTCGCAGCGGCCGGCGTTCGTGTCAACACGGTGGCACCGGGCCTCATCGAGACGCCGATCTACGGCGAGGGTGAGGCGTCCGACCAGTTCAAGGAGAACCTGGGCAAGAACGTCCTGTTCCCCAAGCGCCTCGGCACCGCCGACGAACTGGCCTCGATGGTGGTCGAGCTCGTCACCAACAAGTACATGAACGGAGAGGTCATCCGCGTCGACGGCGGCATCCGCATGCCACCGAAATAA